tgtTCGCGacgtttaatgagtcggtccaggataatgcgctccaataccttgtaaaTAACAcacagcaaagagattcctcgataattccttgggtccgtgacggataacttcttgtagaggagaattatgatagcgtgtctccacgaatccacgtttcgtctatccatattgaacggatgatctttgtcatctcacgagtccccagacggaggaagatattttagcatttctgcgctaatcctgttgtctccgccagattttccattcttcattttttgaatacagaccaggaacTCCGACACGGTCGGTGGCTTCTCGTTAACTgcgtatgtcggtctatgaacgtgttcgagttcaggggctgacggtgctagccggttcagcaaggtcttgaagtgttccttccaaactggaagggttgcttcacagACAACtaccccattggcagtgttgaggacaggggaacatcttttcattttgtcgcTATACTGTtctagtagagcataggctttccgcgggttcctgtcctcccacgccttctcgaactccatcgctcttgacgtccactcgttatcgcggtcttgttgcagttgacgacacagcttccttctaagacgcttttcctggttgaagtcaccagcgctgcgcacgacacatacagaattgtatgtggattttgtttccgcagatgcaaaggcaaacttcttccgcagcaatagaaccgggagcgtttcccttgcagcgtcctggatgcactttgtgaaggaatccgcatcgctaagcttctttctggtccgtactccaacatgaatagacacacgttggcggaatcctgttctgcattcatcgtctttcagacctgccatgtcgattttcggatggagaggaactcctcggtttctcttgtggaaccgtatcttgaagctgagaagaactggacggtggtctgagtcgaacgcgacgtcccaaacagctctagattttcggatatctgactgaggaatgttcctcgccagaacacAGTCgggctgaagcttaagagtccttccgcttgcgctgctcttcaagcgttaaaagggttgaccccctgccacgtgagctgatggcgtcgatgattcctcttaaacgtggacgcgatgatgaggcccgtctgttcgcacaagtcgaccagacggttaccgttgtccgacgtgcgctccgctggataataccattttcgcagcacatcggattgctgttcgagtcccatcttcgcatttgcgtcgattccgacaatgaccacctgctggcttggtattttagacatcaacgcattgagttcatcatagaaggcgtccttactgttgtcctcagcggtttccgtaggtgtgtgagcacttacgatccagagcttacgtcctctgcgatcccgcagtcgtagaaaggcgcatctagacgacgttgagccaaattcctccaccaggttcttgtaatcgttcctcacagctatcgcgcagccacctactttgttctcatcagcatcgccgcagtatttggtgtaattttcgatgctgatgacgggtcgatctctcatgcgtgtttcctgcagtgcagcaaaaggcacacagagatatcgcagaagtctgaagagagcggcttgttggagttcactcgatagtgttcggcagttcagcgtgacgaaacgaatggttgttgcaaaagattccatgctcccttcaggcagttgacctttcaggttgtgGTCTTTGGCAGTGTgttggacgacagcacctttttgcaatgtatgggaagcctTCGCCATATAAcggtgcaggttatatagctcgtacgttcccaatgcgtacactcgaacgcctgattgcatttagttaaagcagggccaccacgtgcaggtagcaatcagactcgtatacgcggcccctaTATCTATTCCTTTAAGTGACGATGAGCCACAATAACCAAGCACCAGTACTTTCGCCGCAGGGCTATCCGGAGGGAACTCTTCGCTTCGCAGCAGTTACAGGTCCGAATCACGACCATACGTCTTCAAAACCATAAACTTTCTTGGTTACGAGGTTCTCCACCGACACAAGAATTCGAATCAACCAGTGACAAACGAGTCAGCTGATGAAATGAGATGTGCAAGCGCTTATGGTTATAACCGTTGTGAATTTACCGACTGCCTCTATGTGCATGCTATGCGAAGTGTGGCAAAGTCTTTCTTACCACGAACTTGACTTGCTACGCGTAGGGGAATAGGGAAGATAATCAGTCTAGCCGATGATTTTCCAGAATGTGGTTGGTTGGTGTTTACTTCCTGATAGGTTATTCATTCCAGGTAAATGACCACCTACTCATTTCTAACTCCTCCtggtcttttttcttggaagatCAAAAATCTATTCAGGTCAGACCAAAACCTCCAGAGTGGGAAAACTATCCAGTGCCCCTCGTTCCGCCTACAGACTGGGAAACAAACAACCTACCGAGGCCTATAAAACAATACCTGGAATATGAGTGGTCTCTAAGCACATATACAAATGAGTGCGATGAGGAAAATCCATTGAAGGTGTGTGCATCCCGTATAGTTCTTCTGGTTCCATCAGTTTCGGAAAGGGCCAGGACCGTTACGGAGAACGGAATATAGAAGTTTGCTTTTGATTAGCTCCTTGAAACATCTTTGGTTCGCTCCTGGCGGAAACTTGCCCAATCTTTGCATTCCATTACGGTATAAGTTCACCGATTTGAATGAATATTTATTGGAGCACTTAAACAGGGCGACTTGCTATTCAGGGCGGAACAGAAAGGTTCTAGATATTTTGTCGGATGAaaaactctctctctctgaactgCTCCATAAGCCTACATGAAAAATTTGGTAGATGATAAGGAGATTTTCTTGCTTGCATTGCGAAACCCTACGCATATTAATGGCACAATTTCAACAACTTTACACGGTCGACCGATCGATAACTATCAGTAATCTGACTTAAATAATCAACAATTAGTCTTCTCTATGAGTGCTCATATCGGTGACGGCTTTATGCGTTCTTGTGAATGTAAGTCCACTTCTTGCCAATAATTGGCAACGTCTTTATGATATTATGCGCAGAATTACGTTTCGTAGATTATACCTGTCTACTTTTGGCCGGGTGACCAAGTGGCCCTTCCATGCCTTATGTGCGAATTAGCATTCGTTTTCAATGGTAGGATGAAGATATGGGGAAAGGCTACAAATATTCTCAAGTTCGTAGAAAATCCAAAAGTAAGTTGCCGGTTTTCTTTCTATGTAACTTCATTGCTTGCTGAATCCAATGCGTAGATTTACTTAACTTTCATGCTGAATGAGAGAAAGTTGGTTcccaaaaattggaaatttttgaacgcATCCACTTTTTCCAAGTCAAAACTTGATATCAAGTTCTGCACGTGACTTGTATCATTTATGTTGAGCGTGAACCCGGGCTTCCAAACCTTCGAACAAATCCAGATTCCAAAACGATATGTTATTGCAGCACAGGTCTCAGACAGGATACATCGCCAATTaacttgaagaaataaaaacagaaaaacagtcttatatagtcgggtcaaacaAACTTGAAGCTCGGTGTTGTTGCGTAAgaggctgcgctcaaagcgatgCGGCGGTGGAAAGTAGCGCTAACGTCGGTGGGCGAGAATTGCTAACACCACTCACCACTACAGTTCACATtgctcccacctcgattccaaccgctttctccatcccgccgcttcgagcgcacacgctgacgcaactgcaccgtgcctcgtgtcgttttgacccaactatggGCAGGAAGAATAGGCAAGGTTGAAAAGGCACCAAGAgatagtttgcaaatatttgaagagGATTTGACCATATAAGCCTATGAACCTATGAGCAGTTTTAAACATCAAAATACTCTAGTAGAACATCCCtctgccacaaaaaaaaaatcagaaattttgtTCGGCCACGCGATATATTATCAAACAACTCAAGATAATGGATAAGGACGAACATAATTCTAATCTAgtccattttatttcatttttaatattctgtcatttctttcattatttttaatattcatTGTCATTTTCTATGACTTCCATAATCATTTCTATAGCCTCTGTCTCTTCTAGCGAACCGCACGATTCGCCTCGAAGTACTGGTCAAGGATAAAGAATACCGAAGGTATTTTCAGGTGAGGTCAACATAGATTCTGAGGTATCTAACAGAAAAATGGCGCCTTTCCAGCTCTAATGAGGATACTGAGTCGGAAATTACTGACTGGATGCCAGAGGTGAAAGACCAAAATGGTGTCAGAGTAAATCTCCCTAAGAAGAAGCCTATTTACATTCAAAGGAATGGAAAGCTAAGCATAATTCGAGTTCGAGTTTCACAATTAACGCTTAGTACAGTCAGCCTAAAGCTCATGCACTGTATCGCATTTCAAGCCATTATTGAATCTTATATTTCTAGCTTATGGATTGGTCAATAGTTTCTTGTTGaggttagaattttttttagttttctataGTTTGTTTCaaggaatgtttgaaaaacaaagaatgtgATATTTTAACTCACTCTTAAAGGCATATAAAAGCGGAGAAGTTTATAGGAGTCATTGAATATCCGCAAGGTACTTCTACGAAAACCCgataatgatgatgatgactgTGAGAGGGACGCAAGGCTTTGGTTGTCATCAAGTACCTGACTCCTCCTCCTATATATCCTATTTGAGGTCCGCAGTGGATCAACAGCACAATCGAGTTATCCTCTTGCACAGACACCGTCATGTAACCCACTTCATGAAATGCTGCCAAGAAAGTCAATGACACTTTCGAGTCGAGGACAGTTTCGGCAGTGATTCCATTTGCTGCTTTTCTTAGCAGGAGATACTAGGACCAAACCGTAACAAGCGGTGGCTGTCCTGTGAAACTCGCATGCGGCGTACTGTGCAACAGTTTCAAAAGCTTTTCGACCCTGTATTCGAAAATCGGAAAAGTCCCATCAATCTCCCCCTTCTGCGTAAAAATGAGAGATTGCACATGTGAGACTCTCTAGGAACCTCCGAGAGAGTCCGGGTTGCGCGATCGTCACCTGCTCGCAGTAAATTCTGGATCTCATCCAGTCCTTTGACCATCACTTGCCTCCGGCTCTTTTGAAATAACACAGATAGAAATGGGATGCgctcaaatatttcaacaatcCCAATATCACGTTAATTTTCCGTATTCTTCGCCTCGTAgcctttctctttcttaaaaCAGACCGTCGAGGTTTTAGCCACTCACTGAGTTGATGTTGTGGATAgcgataaataaaaaaaggataaagtcaccgTCGTATTGATCCACTTGGGGTGTGCCAACGCGTCTTACTGCAATTCGCAATCGTTCACAAACgtataactggcctatacaatgacttgagggggCAGGCCGATCATCAATTCAGTATTtgtgtcctcccagacagatctgataccaatttatcgaacatatattattttcactttatttactttggctttttattttacttaatctgattcaattcattttttattttgaacaaagtgaaagaagaatataaaataattcttGAAAATGGGCTAGAAATTACTGACCAATCCAGTGATCTCTGCGGGTAAATAAGATCCAATCAACACTAAGATCTTTTAATTTAGGCTAGCCCTGCGTCACAAGGTGTGTATTTTTGCTACGATGGCCAGTCCCGTGCATATACCTCAATTTTCTATGTAGTGATGGCAATGACACCACCGGTGCGAATGTCAGAAATGGCGAATGTGCTCGGTccgtaattaaaggcatcaccctcaaatctggggtggtgcggatttcagctggGTTACGCCTAtacagagtcgtagattataggaaagagggtgattccgtcttattcttcctaattgccataaaaaagcggctcggaagatgcggcttcgaccattccggggcgctattttctacaacgagttcgattggagcgcgccagccttgtgcacacgccgcatcttccgggtcgttttttacggcaggtaggagaaatggacggaatcaccctcttccccacaatctacgaccgcgtataggcataacccatctgaaacccgcaccacctcagattagtaGGGTGATGCTTTTTAAGTTACAACTATAAGGGAGTTGTTTGGCGAAGAAGGTCTTCTGAAAATATTGaatgtaaaaaatataatatatgtatatttcaaaaatatccaaaatatTGAAGAGTACGCAGGTAGTCAGAGGATGAACACGTACGTTGAAAAGGTGAATGAAATTCCAAACAAAACTAAATGAATGCTAATAAATGCTTAGTTAACACATAATCTCCGGTACTTATGTGCGTTCAAGAGAACGCGGCGCATCTGCAGCAACGCAAGCACTTTCTACGCACTTTACCTTTGCGCTGCTCCGATCTAACGAGGGTCCCAGTTGTTCGAAAAAGGGTACATAGGTGTCAGTGACTGCATAGCACCACAATTTCGCAGTTACTGTTTCTTTTGCAATGGCAGCATAAATTGAAGAAGTAAGAGGACAAAAATAAACGACAGATTAAAGCTTTTTCGTAGTTGTATACACTTCCGGAATTTACAAAATGGTAATTTAAGCAAAAATGTCCGGAAAATTCgggaataacaaaaattaattccCAGAAAATCAGGAGAAACAGTTGAAGAGTATCGCTTAACTTACAGCTAACAGTCATCCATGGTTTCTATTGAGATTAGAGATTTCACTTAAAACACCATTGGTGAACCACGTAAGTGTAGGGACTGTAtgcgcctttttttttcgaaaaactgaATCTCATAGTCGCAAGAGAGAAGCGATGAAGTAAAATAGTGAATATCTTATTGACCTGAAATAATTTCCCTGAATAATCAGAATCTCAAACAAACCAGTTTCCAAAGTCTTTGCAATATTTAAAATCACGGTCTACGTTTCTCTCATGCAAatgaattttgtaaaatttagCCGATGGATGTTTCGAGGAAGTTGATCGAAAACTGATTCGAGCAAATTTCAATTGGCGCTACCATTTCGTCCCAAATGTTCGTCATGAAGCGCCAAAACAATGCAAACGAAATAAGGACAACGAATTCTGCAACGCTAATTACGTACGAATTAAAGAAGACTGATTTAAGTTCACACAACTTTTGTTACAGAAAAACATTTAGGAAGGCAATTGAAatgtaaatatgaaaatttttcagtatACCAAAATCTATGGTGGAAAGGACTGTACACTGGACTATTGCCGGTGAGAGTCTTCCAGAATTCGTGTTAGGTCCGTTTCTAAAATTCGCGTTCAGAAAAGAGTTCAAGGATGATATCGATATGAACTTGGCGGTGGAGTTACGTTGGGAGGAATGGAGTAAATGCGAGGAAAACATGCAATTGCAGAAACGTGAAGGTATGAACGGTAGTGTTGGGATTTCCCCAGTAGTGGCGAGTGTTGATCAAACCCACCGAGCTTTAACTTTTCCTGATGACCTTCTTCCAGTTTTTGCTATGTAATGAACTTGAGGAATCCTagcatcgtttttttcttccgagcTCAATAGCTATCCACTCAACTGGTTACGCAGTAATTCACCGAAGCGTTGCTTCAGCTCACTGCTATCTAGTACGGAAGTTTGGCTACGAGATCCCTTTCGATGAGGGGAAACTGCCTGAACATAAGAAATGGATGCCTAAACTAAACGCACTGTTCGATCAAGAACCTTTCACTTCGAAAGGGATACGATTATACAGGTAGGAAGTTTCAACGTAAGCTGCACCTTAGTAGGCTGTGCAATGGCTGCTTCAATTACCCGCCGATAAAAGTTAGGAGCTCAAGTTCAGATCGATGAAGTCGATCGATATGATATAAAAGAAAAGGTGACGACCCCTGAGTCACCTCCTCAACAGAAAGTAAGGTAGAAACGCTCGGATCTTCAACGAATCTATGTCGTTCGACTCAacagaaaatgcaaaatagaCCTACAGGGCGAAACAGGGCGGGAAAATCACTCGCACACGAGATTGAACCCATTCACTATCGTGTAGTGCAATTTTGGTGCACCGTACGTTTACCCCGTGTTTATGATTCTCGGATTTTTGAATGGCCAGGGGAATTCGAGTCGGTCAGACAGACGGAGAAGTTTGCGCTTTGGCAggattttgcattttcttgcGCTTCTTCCATTTCCATATCTCATCTTTTTTCGCAAACAGCgtccagaaattttcgaagGCGTTGACACTGTCTGAGTGACGAGTACACATTAGGAATCAGAAGATCGGGTTTTTGAGTGACCGTGTTTTCCA
The Necator americanus strain Aroian chromosome I, whole genome shotgun sequence genome window above contains:
- a CDS encoding hypothetical protein (NECATOR_CHRI.G1592.T3), which codes for MQSGVRVYALGTYELYNLHRYMAKASHTLQKGAVVQHTAKDHNLKGQLPEGSMESFATTIRFVTLNCRTLSSELQQAALFRLLRYLCVPFAALQETRMRDRPVISIENYTKYCGDADENKVGGCAIAVRNDYKNLVEEFGSTSSRCAFLRLRDRRGRKLWIVSAHTPTETAEDNSKDAFYDELNALMSKIPSQQVVIVGIDANAKMGLEQQSDVLRKWYYPAERTSDNGNRLVDLCEQTGLIIASTFKRNHRRHQLTWQGPDCVLARNIPQSDIRKSRAVWDVAFDSDHRPVLLSFKIRFHKRNRGVPLHPKIDMAGLKDDECRTGFRQRVSIHVGVRTRKKLSDADSFTKCIQDAARETLPVLLLRKKFAFASAETKSTYNSVCVVRSAGDFNQEKRLRRKLCRQLQQDRDNEWTSRAMEFEKAWEDRNPRKAYALLEQYSDKMKRCSPVLNTANGVVVCEATLPVWKEHFKTLLNRLAPSAPELEHVHRPTYAVNEKPPTVSEFLVCIQKMKNGKSGGDNRISAEMLKYLPPSGDS
- a CDS encoding hypothetical protein (NECATOR_CHRI.G1592.T1), whose translation is MAGLKDDECRTGFRQRVSIHVGVRTRKKLSDADSFTKCIQDAARETLPVLLLRKKFAFASAETKSTYNSVCVVRSAGDFNQEKRLRRKLCRQLQQDRDNEWTSRAMEFEKAWEDRNPRKAYALLEQYSDKMKRCSPVLNTANGVVVCEATLPVWKEHFKTLLNRLAPSAPELEHVHRPTYAVNEKPPTVSEFLVCIQKMKNGKSGGDNRISAEMLKYLPPSGDS
- a CDS encoding hypothetical protein (NECATOR_CHRI.G1592.T2) is translated as MQSGVRVYALGTYELYNLHRYMAKASHTLQKGAVVQHTAKDHNLKGQLPEGSMESFATTIRFVTLNCRTLSSELQQAALFRLLRYLCVPFAALQETRMRDRPVISIENYTKYCGDADENKVGGCAIAVRNDYKNLVEEFGSTSSRCAFLRLRDRRGRKLWIVSAHTPTETAEDNSKDAFYDELNALMSKIPSQQVVIVGIDANAKMGLEQQSDVLRKWYYPAERTSDNGNRLVDLCEQTGLIIASTFKRNHRRHQLTWQGVNPFNA
- a CDS encoding hypothetical protein (NECATOR_CHRI.G1593.T1), which codes for MWLVGVYFLIGYSFQVRPKPPEWENYPVPLVPPTDWETNNLPRPIKQYLEYEWSLSTYTNECDEENPLKRTARFASKYWSRIKNTEGIFSSNEDTESEITDWMPEVKDQNGVRVNLPKKKPIYIQRNGKLSIIRASPASQGVYFCYDGQSRAYTSIFYVVMAMTPPVRMSEMANVLADGCFEEVDRKLIRANFNWRYHFVPNVRHEAPKQCKRNKDNEFCNANYYTKIYGGKDCTLDYCRKEFKDDIDMNLAVELRWEEWSKCEENMQLQKREAHCYLVRKFGYEIPFDEGKLPEHKKWMPKLNALFDQEPFTSKGIRLYSSLLASLFVDEDLMKKCHYEDKRLKTDRIWREILRTMGAKHKHGKYKGQIVELDADGKLTNNIPTLRLKNPFQACMIYEYDKERDYEHVVGTYMTETRPCDSNRP
- a CDS encoding hypothetical protein (NECATOR_CHRI.G1593.T2) is translated as MWLVGVYFLIGYSFQVRPKPPEWENYPVPLVPPTDWETNNLPRPIKQYLEYEWSLSTYTNECDEENPLKIIPVYFWPGDQVALPCLMCELAFVFNGRMKIWGKATNILKFVENPKRTARFASKYWSRIKNTEGIFSSNEDTESEITDWMPEVKDQNGVRVNLPKKKPIYIQRNGKLSIIRASPASQGVYFCYDGQSRAYTSIFYVVMAMTPPVRMSEMANVLADGCFEEVDRKLIRANFNWRYHFVPNVRHEAPKQCKRNKDNEFCNANYYTKIYGGKDCTLDYCRKEFKDDIDMNLAVELRWEEWSKCEENMQLQKREAHCYLVRKFGYEIPFDEGKLPEHKKWMPKLNALFDQEPFTSKGIRLYSSLLASLFVDEDLMKKCHYEDKRLKTDRIWREILRTMGAKHKHGKYKGQIVELDADGKLTNNIPTLRLKNPFQACMIYEYDKERDYEHVVGTYMTETRPCDSNRP